The following coding sequences lie in one Musa acuminata AAA Group cultivar baxijiao chromosome BXJ3-1, Cavendish_Baxijiao_AAA, whole genome shotgun sequence genomic window:
- the LOC135629411 gene encoding uncharacterized protein LOC135629411, with protein sequence MSMDRTAKRRVAFILIDGIGDVCLPRFNYKTPLQVANIPNLDAIASAGVNGLMDPVEAGLGCGSDTAHLSILGYDPRIYYRGRGAFESMGAGLAMSPGDIAFKSNFATLDEKSGIVTSRRADRHFEEEGPILCAALDRMKLPSFPEYDVRVRYATEHRCGVVVKGPKLSGNISGTDPLKDNRLLLKAEALDDTEEAKNTAAVVNELSIEMSKILVAHPLNAKRAAEGKNIANIVLLRGCGIRIEVPQFEKQHGLSPCMVAPTKIIAGLGLSLGVDILEAPGATGDYRTLLTSKATAIAKALSAPLQPSPCIFVPGEDEHKPGLSQGYDFGFLHVKAIDDAGHDKASILKVRALEAVDRAIGQLTRLLWQAEKSGKYKYYLCVTGDHSTPVEYGDHSFEPVPFALCQLRDFVSAVGESNLMQVSLEAFPLPSVKSGEDLKNDDVELPEEANSRLKVFSGDSVCQFSEIAAARGCLGRFPGSEMMGVIKKFLKLKNE encoded by the exons ATGAGTATGGACAGGACTGCTAAGAGAAGAGTGGCATTTATATTGATTGATGGGATAGGAGATGTATGTCTCCCTCGGTTTAACTACAAGACTCCCCTTCAAGTGGCGAATATTCCCAACTTGGATGCAATAGCTTCAGCTGGTGTTAATGGTCTCATGGACCCTGTTGAAGCAGGTTTGGGTTGTGGGAGTGACACTGCACACCTTTCTATATTGGGCTATGATCCAAGGATCTATTACCGTGGTCGAGGGGCATTTGAGTCAATGGGTGCTGGACTGGCCATGTCACCTGGAGACATTGCTTTCAAG TCAAATTTTGCTACTTTGGATGAGAAAAGTGGAATTGTGACCAGCAGGCGGGCTGATCGGCATTTTGAGGAAGAGGGTCCTATTCTTTGTGCTGCTTTGGATAGAATGAAGCTTCCATCTTTTCCAGAATATGATGTTAGAGTCAG GTATGCCACTGAGCACAGATGCGGGGTTGTTGTGAAAGGGCCAAAGTTAAGTGGCAATATTTCTGGAACTGACCCATTAAAAGACAATCGCTTACTTCTGAAGGCAGAGGCCTTGGATGATACAGAAGAAGCAAAAAATACTGCAGCTGTTGTCAATGAACTGTCAATAGAAATGTCTAAAATTCTGGTAGCCCACCCTTTGAATGCAAAACGTGCAGCTGAAGGGAAGAATATTGCAAATATTGTACTTTTGCGAGGTTGTGGAATTCGAATTGAG GTTCCTCAATTCGAGAAGCAGCATGGACTATCACCGTGCATGGTAGCTCCCACCAAGATTATAGCAGGATTGGGTTTATCATTGGGAGTTGACATTCTTGAAGCACCAGGAGCTACTGGAGATTATCGAACACTTCTAACTTCCAAGGCTACAGCAATAGCAAAGGCACTTTCTGCTCCACTACAGCCATCCCCATGCATTTTTGTGCCAGGAGAGGATGAACATAAGCCGGGCCTATCCCAAGgatatgattttggatttcttcaTGTCAAG GCTATAGATGATGCTGGTCATGATAAGGCAAGCATTTTGAAAGTTAGGGCTTTGGAAGCCGTCGATCGAGCCATCGGTCAGCTGACTAGACTCCTCTGGCAGGCAGAAAAATCTGGCAAGTACAAATATTACTTGTGTGTCACTGGTGATCATTCCACACCAGTAGAGTATGGTGATCATAGCTTCGAACCTGTTCCATTTGCTTTGTGCCAGTTAAGGGACTTTGTTAGTGCTGTGGGGGAGTCAAACTTGATGCAAGTGTCACTCGAGGCTTTCCCACTTCCTTCAGTGAAGTCTGGGGAAGATCTAAAAAATGATGACGTAGAACTGCCAGAGGAAGCAAACAGCAGGCTTAAAGTTTTCAGTGGAGATTCAGTGTGCCAATTCAGTGAGATTGCAGCTGCAAGGGGTTGTTTGGGAAGGTTTCCTGGAAGTGAGATGATGGGGGTGATAAAGAAGTTCCTTAAGCTGAAGAATGAATAA